From Salvia splendens isolate huo1 chromosome 3, SspV2, whole genome shotgun sequence, a single genomic window includes:
- the LOC121796126 gene encoding N6-adenosine-methyltransferase MT-A70-like, which produces MKIKRKENRLSEIGNPREKKRQRSICSTMETEVNEESMTIIKEMRQLLESRADSLHCVQLDLIASLQTTNLVPGLVSSLDISLKAISSFHPNKSFTPLSQILPSHPISKIPSENNPKLPSSAPLSRPSPRALIEESGGPLSVVRSMVAICLLERVPFIAIDSSTVLRKLENDSSATVAERAVLRELGGDSGAMLAVEMALRSMAEDNGGVELDEVVLSGKSGVMVMNIDRTRLLKELPETKQLNEGILNSNDGKMVVKSGESLIGGGGFDVGRGMPEVWMPGPMMMGPRSMGMNIIGVPKGVGVPPPMQRQPLMLPSLSMKPRTEEEDMKDLEALINKKSFKEMQKSKTGEELLDLIHRPTAKETAVAAKFKSKGGSQVKEYCSALTKEDCRRQTISFIACEKVHFRRIIAAHTDVNLGDCSFLDTCRHMKTCKYVHYELDSTPDVSPMMMGQATLHPQKALKPQSAHYCSEVELGEPQWINCDIRSFRMDILGQFGVIMADPPWDIHMELPYGTMADDEMRTLNVPALQSDGMIFLWVTGRAMELGRECLELWGYKRVEEIIWVKTNQLQRIIRTGRTGHWLNHSKEHCLVGVKGNPEVNRNIDTDVIVAEVRETSRKPDEMYAMLERISPRTRKLELFARMHNVQAGWLSLGNQLQGVRLVDEGLRARFKAAYPDVDVQPSSPPRAAPMEVDRPPHLSGSANLTESTGPAYTLEPKPMNEG; this is translated from the exons atgaaaataaaaagaaaagagaaccGTCTCTCTGAAATTGGAAACCCTCGAGAGAAGAAGAGGCAAAGATCCATTTGTTCAACAATGGAGACTGAGGTTAACGAAGAATCAATGACAATCATAAAGGAGATGAGGCAGCTGCTTGAATCCCGCGCCGACAGCCTCCACTGTGTCCAGCTCGACCTCATCGCCTCCCTCCAAACCACCAACCTCGTCCCCGGCCTCGTTTCTTCTCTCGACATCTCTCTCAAAGCCATCTCCTCTTTCCATCCCAACAAATCCTTCACCCCCCTTTCCCAGATTCTCCCCTCCCACCCTATTTCCAAAATCCCATCCGAAAACAATCCCAAATTGCCCTCTTCCGCCCCCCTTTCCCGCCCTTCGCCTAGGGCTCTGATCGAGGAGAGCGGCGGCCCTCTCTCAGTCGTCAGGTCCATGGTCGCCATCTGTTTGCTGGAGAGGGTACCATTCATTGCCATCGATTCGTCCACTGTGCTGAGGAAGCTCGAGAATGACTCCTCTGCTACGGTGGCCGAGAGGGCGGTGCTCCGGGAGCTGGGGGGCGATTCGGGGGCCATGCTCGCGGTTGAGATGGCGTTGAGGTCGATGGCGGAGGACAATGGGGGTGTGGAGTTGGATGAGGTAGTGTTGAGCGGTAAGTCGGGGGTGATGGTTATGAATATCGATAGGACTAGGCTGTTGAAAGAGTTACCCGAAACGAAGCAGTTGAATGAGGGGATTTTGAATTCGAATGATGGGAAAATGGTGGTGAAGAGTGGGGAGAGTTTGATTGGTGGAGGTGGTTTTGATGTGGGGAGAGGGATGCCGGAAGTGTGGATGCCAGGGCCTATGATGATGGGGCCAAGGAGTATGGGGATGAATATTATAGGGGTTCCCAAAGGCGTGGGGGTGCCGCCCCCTATGCAAAGACAGCCCTTGATGCTGCCCTCCCTCTCGATGAAGCCGAGGACGGAGGAGGAGGATATGAAGGATCTTGAGGCTTTGATAAATAAGAAGAGCTTCAAGGAAATGCAGAAGTCGAAAACTGGAGAGGAGCTTCTGGACCTCATCCACCGCCCGACTGCTAAAGAAACTGCAGTGGCTGCTAAg tttAAAAGCAAAGGTGGGTCTCAAGTGAAAGAGTACTGTTCAGCATTGACAAAAGAAGATTGCCGACGCCAAACTATTTCTTTCATTGCTTGTGAAAAG GTTCATTTTCGGCGGATAATTGCTGCACATACTGATGTGAATTTGGGGGATTGTTCATTTCTTGACACATGCCGTCACATGAAG ACATGTAAGTATGTCCATTATGAGCTCGACTCAACTCCCGATGTATCACCTATGATGATGGGTCAAGCTACTTTACATCCCCAAAAGGCATTAAAGCCTCAAAGTGCTCATTATTGTTCTGAAGTAGAGCTCGGAGAACCACAGTGGATTAACTGTGACATACGATCATTTAGAATGGATATTCTAGGTCAATTTGGAGTTATAATGGCTGATCCACCTTGGGATATTCATATGGAATTGCCTTATGGAACCATGGCCGATGACGAAATGCGTACTCTTAATGTTCCTGCATTACAGAGTGATGGTATGATATTTCTGTGGGTCACAGGACGTGCAATGGAACTTGGACGCGAATG TTTGGAACTTTGGGGTTACAAGCGTGTTGAGGAGATTATCTGGGTGAAGACAAATCAGCTTCAACGGATTATTAGAACTGGACGTACAGGCCATTGGCTAAACCACAGCAAAGAGCATTGCCTTGTTGGGGTGAAGGGTAACCCTGAAGTAAACAGAAATATTGACACTGATGTGATTGTTGCTGAAGTTCGTGAAACAAGTCGCAAACCTGATGAG ATGTACGCCATGCTGGAACGGATAAGTCCAAGAACGAGAAAGTTGGAACTGTTCGCAAGGATGCACAATGTCCAGGCTGG GTGGTTATCACTCGGCAATCAGCTGCAAGGAGTACGACTGGTAGACGAAGGGCTGCGAGCAAGATTTAAGGCGGCATATCCTGATGTTGATGTGCAGCCATCATCTCCACCGAGGGCAGCTCCCATGGAAGTGGATAGACCGCCACATCTCTCTGGATCTGCCAacttgaccgagtcgacaggaCCAGCCTATACATTGGAACCAAAACCAATGAATGAAGGGTAG